Genomic window (Bosea vaviloviae):
CCTGACGAGGTCGAGGCATTCACGACGGAACTGGCGCGACTGCGCGAGGAGCATCGCGACCTCGACAGCGCCATCGACGCGCTGGAGCGGGTCGGTGCAGTCAACCAGATCCAGGTGCAGCGCCTGAAGAAGCGCAAGCTCTATCTGAAGGATCGCATCGCCCAGATCGAGGACGCTTTGACCCCAGATATCATCGCCTGAGCAAGGATAACGGCGATTCGCCGCTTGCTTCCGCAGCGTTGCGTGGTCTAGATCGCGCGCTTCCTTGTCCTCGGAGCAGGATGCCGAGCCAAAGGTCCGCCCTAGCGAAAAGCGGATCCTGGTTTTCGGGTAACATCAGGCTCTTTCTGCCGCGAAGCTCCGGAAGCGATCCGTTTCATGGCCCAGACCAGCCCCGCCGTCGCCATCATCATGGGCAGCCAGTCCGACTGGGCGACGATGCGCCATGCCGCCGAGACGCTGGACGCGCTCGCCATCGGCTATGATGCGCGCATCGTCTCCGCCCATCGCACGCCCGACCGGATGTTCACCTTCGCCCGCGGCGCCAAGGCCGAAGGCTTCAAGGTGGTGATCGCAGGCGCCGGCGGCGCAGCTCACCTGCCAGGCATGACCGCCTCCTTGACCCCTCTGCCCGTCTTCGGCGTGCCGGTCGAATCGAAGGCGCTTTCGGGTCAGGACAGCCTGCTCTCGATCGTGCAGATGCCGGCCGGCATCCCGGTCGGCACGCTCGCCATCGGCCGCGCCGGCGCGGTCAACGCCGCTCTCCTCGCTGCAGCCGTGCTTGCGCTGAGCGACGAGGCGCTCGCCAAGCGCCTCGACGCCTACCGCGCCCGCCAGAGCGCGGCGATCGCCGAACATCCGGTGAAGGACGAGACGCGCCCCGCGAAGGACGAAAAATGAGCACGCCCGATTCCAGCGGCCTCGCTCCCGGTGCCATGCTCGGCATCCTGGGCGGCGGCCAGCTCGCCCGCATGCTCGCGCTCGCCGCCGCCGATCTCGGCATCCGCGCCCATATCTTCGCGCCGGAGCCCGACAGCCCGGCCTTCGACGTGGCGGCCCGCCATACCGTCGGCGACTATGAGGATGAAGCGGCGTTGGCGCGCTTCGCCGATGCGGTCGACGTCGTGACCTATGAATTCGAGAACGTGCCGGCCGCAACCGCCGCCTTCCTGGCGGCGCGCACACCGCTGCACCCCGGAGCGCGCGCGCTCGCGGTGACGCAGGATCGGCTCAGCGAGAAAAGCTTCGTCGCCGGGCTGGGCTTGGCCGTGGCCCCATTCCGCGCCGTCGATTCGCTGGCTGATCTCGAGGCCGCCGTCGCCGATCTCGGCCGCCCCAGCATCCTGAAGACGCGGCGCTTCGGCTATGACGGCAAGGGCCAGGTCAAGATCGCCGCCGGCAGCGACCTCGCCGAAGCCTATGAGGCGATCGGCCATTTCTCCGCGATCCTGGAAGGCTTCGTGCCCTTCACGCGCGAGGTTTCGGTCGTCGCGGCGCGCGGTGCCGACGGTGCATTCGCCGCCTTCGACGTCTGCGAGAACGAGCATCGCGACCATATCCTCGCCTTCACCCGCGTGCCGGCGCAGCTGTCGCCGAAGACAGGCGAGGCCGCCATTGCGGCCGCGCGGCGGATCGCCGACGCACTCGACTATATCGGCGTGTTCGCGGTCGAGATGTTCGTGGTCGGCGAGGGCGCGGCCGAGCGCGTGATCGTCAACGAGATCGCGCCGCGTGTGCATAATTCCGGGCATTGGACCAGCGAAGGTGCTGAGACCTCGCAGTTCCACCAGCATGTCCGCGCCGTCTGCGGCTTCCCGCTCGGCTCGGCGGCGCGGCGCGGCCGTGTCGAGATGGAGAATCTGATCGGCGTCGCCGCCTTGCGCTGGCGCGATCTGCTGGCCGAGCCCGGCGCGCATCTGCACCTCTACGGCAAGCGCGACGCCCGTCCGGGCCGCAAGATGGGCCATGTCACGCGGGTCACGCCCGAAAAAGCCTGAGCCAGAGCAGGATGCGAAAAAGTGGGCACCGGTTTTTCGCATTGATCCTGCTCTCACTCTTAGATGAGAGACGGATTCAGATTTCAGCTGGGATCACTCTGTGATCCCAGCTGAAATCATCCGGCTCCGGAGCACAAAGGCGCGCGAAGCTCGATTTTTCGCGCATTTTCGCTGCATCGCGGCGTGGACAGCCGGATTGATTTCTGTTATCCGCACGATCCTTCGAGCGACCTGCCTGGCAGGCCCGTTCGCCCGACTTTTTAGACCAACCCGCTAAAGACGGACACTCACGTGCAGGTTCTCGTTCGCGACAACAATGTCGATCAGGCTCTCCGCGCTCTCAAGAAGAAGCTTCA
Coding sequences:
- a CDS encoding YdcH family protein, with the translated sequence MGFELSPDEVEAFTTELARLREEHRDLDSAIDALERVGAVNQIQVQRLKKRKLYLKDRIAQIEDALTPDIIA
- the purE gene encoding 5-(carboxyamino)imidazole ribonucleotide mutase, whose amino-acid sequence is MAQTSPAVAIIMGSQSDWATMRHAAETLDALAIGYDARIVSAHRTPDRMFTFARGAKAEGFKVVIAGAGGAAHLPGMTASLTPLPVFGVPVESKALSGQDSLLSIVQMPAGIPVGTLAIGRAGAVNAALLAAAVLALSDEALAKRLDAYRARQSAAIAEHPVKDETRPAKDEK
- a CDS encoding 5-(carboxyamino)imidazole ribonucleotide synthase; this translates as MSTPDSSGLAPGAMLGILGGGQLARMLALAAADLGIRAHIFAPEPDSPAFDVAARHTVGDYEDEAALARFADAVDVVTYEFENVPAATAAFLAARTPLHPGARALAVTQDRLSEKSFVAGLGLAVAPFRAVDSLADLEAAVADLGRPSILKTRRFGYDGKGQVKIAAGSDLAEAYEAIGHFSAILEGFVPFTREVSVVAARGADGAFAAFDVCENEHRDHILAFTRVPAQLSPKTGEAAIAAARRIADALDYIGVFAVEMFVVGEGAAERVIVNEIAPRVHNSGHWTSEGAETSQFHQHVRAVCGFPLGSAARRGRVEMENLIGVAALRWRDLLAEPGAHLHLYGKRDARPGRKMGHVTRVTPEKA